The proteins below come from a single Natrinema sp. SYSU A 869 genomic window:
- a CDS encoding DUF460 domain-containing protein has product MSTRTSALDAVVFGVDIQSGDVRGDAPSYALAVYDGDDVSRDVVTHRKLRRLIDDEEPAIIATDNMYELAADKDQLIHFLGSLPAGTRLVQVTGAEQPEPLSRVANRHNVPYGKDPMQEAEAAARLAAHNVGHEVSAFTDTTEVKVARGRSTGSGGWSEDRYTRRIHGSVRKRAREVESELEEANLEYEREVREAYGGFANAVFTVEARPSDIPVSRNRSGDVRVEIERQRRDGIEFEPLVKRRDHVIVGIDPGTTTAVAIVGLEGEVLDVWSSRTSDTADVIEWIVERGRPVVVAADVTPIPETVEKFRRSFDAAGWTPESDLPIDEKQHRTREHPYDDDHQRDAMAAALYALDAHKDQFERIADKLPPGIDRGEVTARVVAGEESVEAVLRDLNDDEEPEEESTEHEPRELSEEEKRIKDLERQVDRLQSHVERLEGRVGDRDDRIDELETELGVARREERKEVRRDREVSRLERKANRLERERDEAREEVETLEKKVDRMKALWKLDHSNFSDVSAEKEGLVPVKVVEKFTKGAIREANEQYGIASGDIVYIRDASGAGRSTAELLAEFDPRVILKDGGLSDIADKLLFEAEIPVGPADDVAMQEVDELAVAREDDVEAAINDWHERAADRRRNRKAAMVDQLISEHRAGDNEV; this is encoded by the coding sequence GTGAGTACGCGAACGAGTGCGCTCGATGCAGTCGTCTTCGGTGTCGACATCCAGAGTGGTGACGTGCGTGGCGATGCACCGTCGTACGCACTGGCCGTCTACGACGGCGACGACGTCAGTCGGGACGTCGTCACCCACCGAAAACTCAGGCGACTGATCGACGACGAGGAGCCGGCGATCATCGCAACCGACAATATGTACGAGCTGGCCGCCGACAAGGACCAGCTCATCCACTTCCTCGGCTCGCTGCCCGCCGGGACCCGGCTCGTCCAAGTGACGGGTGCCGAACAGCCTGAGCCCCTCTCCCGCGTTGCAAACCGCCACAACGTCCCTTACGGGAAGGATCCGATGCAGGAGGCCGAGGCCGCCGCCCGACTGGCCGCCCACAACGTCGGCCACGAAGTGTCGGCCTTCACCGATACGACCGAGGTCAAGGTCGCACGCGGCCGCTCGACCGGCAGCGGCGGGTGGAGTGAAGACCGCTACACCCGCCGCATCCACGGCTCCGTCAGGAAACGAGCCCGCGAGGTCGAGTCCGAACTCGAGGAGGCCAACCTCGAGTACGAGCGAGAGGTTCGGGAGGCCTACGGCGGCTTCGCCAACGCCGTCTTCACCGTCGAGGCACGCCCGAGCGACATCCCCGTCTCGCGAAATCGGTCGGGCGATGTCCGCGTCGAGATCGAACGCCAGCGCCGCGATGGCATCGAGTTCGAGCCGCTGGTCAAGCGCCGGGACCACGTCATCGTCGGCATCGACCCCGGGACGACGACCGCCGTCGCCATCGTCGGTCTCGAGGGAGAGGTCCTCGACGTCTGGAGTTCGCGAACCAGCGACACCGCCGATGTGATCGAGTGGATCGTCGAGCGGGGCCGCCCGGTCGTCGTCGCGGCCGACGTGACGCCGATACCCGAAACCGTCGAGAAGTTCCGCCGCAGCTTCGACGCCGCGGGCTGGACCCCCGAGAGCGACCTCCCAATCGACGAGAAGCAACACCGTACGCGCGAGCACCCCTACGACGACGACCACCAGCGCGACGCGATGGCCGCCGCGCTGTACGCGCTCGACGCCCACAAAGACCAGTTCGAGCGGATCGCCGACAAACTCCCGCCAGGAATCGACCGCGGCGAGGTCACCGCCCGCGTCGTCGCCGGCGAGGAGAGCGTCGAGGCCGTCCTGCGGGACCTCAACGACGACGAAGAGCCCGAAGAGGAATCCACCGAGCACGAGCCCCGCGAACTGAGCGAGGAAGAGAAACGGATCAAGGACCTCGAGCGACAGGTCGACCGCCTCCAGTCACACGTCGAGCGACTCGAGGGCCGCGTCGGAGACCGCGACGACCGGATCGACGAGCTCGAGACCGAACTCGGCGTCGCCCGCCGCGAGGAACGCAAGGAAGTCCGCCGGGATCGGGAAGTCAGCCGCCTCGAGCGGAAGGCCAACCGACTCGAGCGCGAGCGTGACGAGGCCCGCGAGGAAGTCGAAACGCTCGAGAAGAAGGTCGATCGCATGAAGGCCCTCTGGAAGCTCGATCACTCGAACTTTAGCGACGTCTCCGCGGAGAAGGAAGGGCTGGTCCCCGTCAAGGTCGTCGAGAAGTTCACCAAGGGAGCGATCCGCGAGGCCAACGAGCAGTATGGCATCGCGAGCGGCGACATCGTCTACATCCGGGACGCCAGCGGTGCGGGCCGCTCGACGGCCGAACTACTCGCGGAGTTCGACCCTCGCGTCATCCTCAAGGACGGCGGCCTCTCCGATATCGCCGACAAGCTACTCTTCGAGGCCGAGATTCCAGTCGGTCCCGCCGACGACGTCGCCATGCAGGAGGTCGACGAACTCGCCGTCGCCCGGGAAGACGACGTCGAAGCTGCCATCAACGACTGGCACGAACGCGCCGCGGATCGACGGCGGAATCGCAAAGCTGCAATGGTCGACCAACTCATCAGCGAACACCGAGCGGGCGATAACGAAGTGTGA
- a CDS encoding cellulase family glycosylhydrolase — protein sequence MRRIADTADEDTRISEETPMQSHDTTQQTDESTATNENTRRSVLAQAETDGTSPITLTRRNVMRTTAAAGVAGLGLSAGFAGTAAAGGIDEFQNLTVSSDNRIVNEDGETFKMRGLSIPDPKRLHRTRNLRGKTPEQLLDMVTNNEAGWHPRVIRVPAQPQDIGEHPMGHTGPEYEYGELESPQAVDSDRRKQRPAQPSAFTQAELEDYLDNYYEPIVERCKERGVYCIIDYHRHWHEQPPGIEQPSYAENHLPYNSDYTNYWAYNSHEMFGEDEPGSWGYVDQTYIENTPGDDYVEGLNEGNLEGTPYAYENWTVNQELLDEVLMFWDEVAERYADEPHVIFEPYNEPTAPGIWGPVDGCGAFKQKPLWDTFLDDFMGPIIEKIREYQSDRVLLVGVPGWCQSVQALHWRNFNDAGYDNIAVTWHNYAGHDVSQMNNWFNDTDYQSPEAVEAETGEELESPYLPVDDDPYEPACYGWEAYEAAGLQNAMDHHPVAITEFGWINNADVSHWLRGTTTGQGTLPEYGVPFLDQVEQDDRISWVGWCADVRWLPKMFEVPWETEEGELDLVNDNFYDTSFEDIPVGCEDPPCEWTLIGGEDSGVYLKQMLGEHKDDTVPFDTRTVGDPEDPDGDETISVGSHEAQDTDDDGLYEDVTGDGETTHEDVDAFFENLESDGVQDNPGQFDFDKSGRVSFADVIELLRKI from the coding sequence ATGCGGCGAATCGCAGACACTGCGGACGAAGACACGCGAATCAGTGAGGAAACACCAATGCAATCGCACGATACCACACAGCAGACGGACGAATCGACAGCAACGAACGAGAACACGCGCCGGAGCGTCCTTGCGCAAGCGGAGACCGACGGAACGTCGCCGATCACTCTCACTCGGCGCAACGTGATGCGAACGACTGCTGCCGCGGGCGTTGCCGGCCTCGGACTGAGCGCCGGCTTCGCCGGTACTGCGGCAGCCGGAGGGATCGACGAGTTCCAGAACCTGACGGTCAGCAGCGATAACCGGATCGTCAACGAGGACGGCGAGACGTTCAAGATGCGGGGGCTCAGCATTCCCGATCCGAAGCGACTCCACCGGACGCGGAACCTTCGCGGGAAGACGCCGGAACAGCTCCTCGATATGGTGACGAACAACGAGGCGGGCTGGCACCCGCGGGTCATCCGCGTTCCCGCCCAACCACAGGACATCGGCGAACATCCGATGGGTCACACCGGGCCCGAGTACGAATACGGCGAACTCGAGTCTCCGCAGGCGGTCGACAGCGACCGGCGGAAGCAACGGCCGGCGCAGCCGTCGGCGTTCACGCAGGCGGAACTCGAGGACTATCTCGACAACTACTACGAACCGATCGTCGAGCGCTGCAAGGAGCGTGGCGTCTACTGCATCATCGACTATCACCGGCACTGGCACGAGCAGCCACCGGGCATCGAGCAGCCCTCGTACGCCGAGAACCACTTGCCGTACAACAGCGACTACACGAACTACTGGGCGTACAACAGCCACGAGATGTTCGGCGAGGACGAACCGGGTTCCTGGGGGTACGTCGATCAGACGTACATCGAGAACACCCCTGGCGACGATTACGTCGAGGGTCTCAACGAGGGCAACCTCGAGGGAACGCCGTACGCGTACGAGAACTGGACGGTCAACCAGGAGTTGCTCGACGAGGTCCTCATGTTCTGGGACGAGGTAGCCGAGCGGTACGCCGACGAGCCTCATGTGATCTTCGAACCGTACAACGAGCCGACCGCACCGGGTATCTGGGGTCCCGTCGACGGCTGTGGAGCATTCAAACAGAAGCCCCTCTGGGACACGTTCCTCGACGACTTCATGGGCCCGATCATTGAGAAGATCCGAGAGTACCAGTCCGACCGCGTTCTGCTGGTCGGCGTCCCCGGCTGGTGTCAGTCGGTCCAGGCGCTCCACTGGCGGAACTTCAACGACGCGGGCTACGACAACATCGCCGTCACCTGGCACAACTACGCGGGCCACGACGTTAGCCAGATGAACAACTGGTTCAACGACACGGACTACCAGAGCCCCGAGGCTGTCGAGGCCGAAACCGGGGAGGAACTCGAGAGCCCGTACCTCCCGGTGGACGACGACCCCTACGAGCCAGCATGCTACGGCTGGGAGGCCTATGAGGCGGCCGGGCTTCAGAACGCGATGGACCATCACCCCGTCGCTATCACCGAATTCGGCTGGATCAACAACGCGGACGTCTCCCATTGGCTGCGCGGAACGACCACCGGTCAGGGCACGCTCCCCGAATACGGCGTTCCCTTCCTCGATCAGGTCGAGCAGGACGACCGAATCAGCTGGGTCGGCTGGTGTGCTGACGTCCGCTGGCTGCCGAAAATGTTCGAGGTTCCGTGGGAGACCGAAGAGGGCGAACTCGACCTCGTCAACGACAACTTCTACGACACGTCATTTGAGGACATTCCGGTCGGTTGCGAAGACCCACCCTGTGAGTGGACCCTGATCGGTGGCGAGGACAGTGGCGTGTACCTCAAGCAGATGCTCGGGGAGCACAAGGACGATACGGTGCCGTTCGACACGAGGACCGTCGGCGACCCTGAAGATCCCGACGGCGACGAGACGATCTCGGTCGGCAGCCACGAGGCCCAAGACACGGACGACGACGGCCTGTACGAAGACGTCACCGGCGACGGGGAGACGACCCACGAGGACGTCGACGCCTTCTTCGAGAACCTCGAGTCCGACGGCGTCCAGGACAACCCCGGACAGTTCGACTTCGACAAGAGTGGACGGGTCAGCTTTGCGGACGTCATCGAGTTGCTGCGGAAGATCTGA
- the eif1A gene encoding translation initiation factor eIF-1A has product MSDDGDGGRKNLRMPEDDEVFATVTDMLGANRVKVRCADGTERTARIPGKMQKRIWIREDDVVLVDPWDWQDEKADITWRYEKSEADQLREEGHIQ; this is encoded by the coding sequence ATGAGCGACGACGGAGACGGCGGTCGGAAGAACCTCCGGATGCCCGAGGATGACGAGGTCTTTGCGACCGTCACGGACATGCTCGGGGCGAATCGGGTCAAAGTACGCTGTGCCGACGGGACGGAGCGAACCGCGCGCATCCCCGGCAAGATGCAAAAGCGCATCTGGATCCGCGAAGACGACGTCGTGCTCGTCGACCCCTGGGACTGGCAGGATGAGAAGGCCGATATCACCTGGCGCTACGAGAAGAGCGAAGCCGACCAGCTCCGCGAGGAAGGCCATATTCAGTAA
- a CDS encoding fibronectin type III domain-containing protein has product MNDDIDTHDEEQFAETDRPTDTSTSRRTFMRAAGASAGALALGTSTVAAQADSPTVTVDIADEQIQSGETTTATVRLENSPVGSIGSAVEIALDPDVAQITEVEGGDYFPESPLDLEESVNEDIEEAGGSVSQLRVQPYAPDGINETGYEVATYHLEAQGEGTTEIELVDIMLTIPDGDNIYGANYDASTLTVGDVIDEPVTPAMPSDLEVVAENETSVEVAWSPVSNAVEYAVSVDGEQESTTTSSSATITGLEADTTYEIGVSALGEGDTMSETVTVQATTVTGAEPETPTLTVNLDDAVIDPGETTAVDLGLSEAPDGVVGFTIEVGIDPDVATFADAELGELFVDAQEMFKTVEVEDDYAKLKALDPVDAGTTDIEFGRIDLEGVADGETVVDVDIIRLEDNVDNVAIEPTVEEAMLTVGDGEPDSKPPSVPEDLEVVAETETSVEVAWSTDPNAIEYNVSVDGEQETTTTASSATVTDLESGTTYEIGVSAVGADDTETDAATVTATIAEANTPPSTPEGLEVVDETETSVEVAWSSDPNAVEYNVWVDGEQETTLSSTSTTVTDLESGTTYEIGVSAVGEDGTETDAATVTATTADTDDGDGNDGDYPEWDTNTLYQEGDHVHWNGENWVAQWTNKDKEPRYEDLYAWEPVDGEIPLEVDHLATIDPSATDVDAGERIDVRATDNTPDDIWIDGLQWDFDDGTTASGWHAGHSFDSSGAYTVTLTATDQRGRETTHEVEITVA; this is encoded by the coding sequence ATGAACGACGACATCGATACGCACGACGAGGAACAGTTCGCCGAAACCGATCGCCCGACGGACACGTCCACATCACGACGCACCTTCATGCGGGCCGCCGGTGCCAGTGCGGGTGCACTCGCACTCGGGACGTCGACGGTCGCGGCCCAAGCAGACAGCCCGACGGTGACGGTCGACATCGCCGACGAACAGATTCAATCCGGTGAGACGACGACTGCGACGGTCCGGCTCGAGAACTCCCCTGTCGGTTCGATCGGCTCTGCCGTCGAAATCGCGCTCGATCCGGACGTCGCCCAGATCACCGAAGTAGAAGGTGGTGACTACTTCCCGGAGAGCCCCCTCGATTTAGAGGAGAGCGTCAACGAGGATATCGAAGAGGCGGGTGGCTCCGTCTCGCAACTCCGTGTCCAGCCGTACGCGCCGGATGGAATCAACGAGACCGGGTACGAGGTGGCGACCTACCACCTCGAGGCTCAGGGTGAGGGCACCACTGAGATCGAGCTCGTGGATATCATGCTGACCATTCCCGACGGAGACAATATCTACGGCGCCAACTACGATGCATCGACACTGACCGTCGGTGACGTCATCGATGAGCCCGTCACGCCCGCAATGCCGTCGGACCTCGAGGTCGTCGCCGAGAACGAGACATCGGTCGAGGTCGCGTGGAGCCCCGTGTCGAACGCTGTCGAATATGCCGTCTCAGTCGATGGCGAGCAGGAATCCACGACGACCTCGAGTAGCGCAACTATCACTGGACTCGAGGCAGACACCACCTACGAGATCGGTGTCAGCGCTCTCGGCGAGGGCGACACGATGTCCGAGACGGTGACGGTTCAGGCGACGACGGTCACCGGTGCGGAGCCGGAGACGCCCACGCTCACGGTCAACCTCGACGATGCGGTGATCGATCCGGGCGAGACGACGGCCGTCGACCTCGGCCTGAGCGAAGCGCCGGACGGTGTGGTCGGATTCACTATTGAGGTCGGTATCGATCCAGACGTTGCGACCTTCGCCGATGCCGAACTCGGCGAACTGTTTGTTGACGCTCAGGAGATGTTCAAGACCGTCGAGGTCGAAGACGACTACGCGAAACTCAAGGCGCTCGATCCCGTCGACGCTGGGACCACTGACATCGAGTTCGGTCGGATCGACCTCGAGGGTGTGGCAGACGGCGAAACCGTCGTCGATGTCGACATTATCCGACTCGAGGACAATGTTGACAACGTTGCTATCGAACCGACGGTCGAAGAGGCGATGCTCACCGTCGGTGACGGCGAGCCGGACAGCAAACCGCCGAGCGTCCCCGAGGATCTTGAGGTCGTCGCCGAGACTGAAACGTCGGTCGAGGTCGCGTGGAGCACCGATCCGAACGCCATCGAGTACAACGTCTCGGTTGATGGCGAGCAGGAAACAACCACGACCGCGAGCAGCGCCACCGTCACTGACCTCGAGTCCGGTACCACCTACGAGATCGGTGTCAGCGCCGTCGGTGCGGACGACACGGAGACCGACGCCGCGACGGTTACTGCCACGATCGCAGAAGCCAATACGCCGCCGAGCACGCCCGAGGGACTCGAGGTCGTCGACGAGACCGAGACATCGGTCGAGGTTGCATGGAGTTCCGATCCGAACGCCGTCGAGTACAACGTCTGGGTTGACGGCGAGCAAGAAACTACCCTGAGTTCGACCAGTACCACTGTCACCGACCTCGAGTCCGGTACCACCTACGAGATCGGTGTCAGCGCCGTCGGTGAAGACGGCACGGAGACCGACGCCGCGACGGTTACTGCCACGACCGCGGACACGGACGATGGCGACGGAAATGACGGCGACTACCCCGAGTGGGACACTAACACGCTCTATCAGGAAGGCGACCACGTCCACTGGAACGGTGAGAACTGGGTCGCACAGTGGACGAACAAGGACAAAGAGCCCCGCTACGAGGACCTCTACGCGTGGGAACCGGTCGACGGCGAGATTCCGCTCGAGGTAGACCACTTGGCGACGATCGATCCGAGCGCTACAGATGTCGACGCCGGCGAGCGCATCGACGTCCGGGCGACGGACAACACCCCCGACGATATCTGGATTGACGGACTTCAGTGGGACTTCGATGACGGAACGACTGCCAGCGGCTGGCACGCCGGCCATTCCTTTGATTCCAGTGGGGCCTACACGGTGACGCTCACTGCGACGGACCAGCGGGGACGCGAGACCACCCACGAGGTCGAGATCACGGTCGCCTGA
- a CDS encoding alanine--glyoxylate aminotransferase family protein encodes MTKKREYKDDYPDKTLYIPGPTEVREDVIDAMAEPMFGHRMDRMTDLYTTIVEDTKEFLGTDNDVIILTGSGTEFMESSLLNLVDEDVLVTTCGSFSERQANVAERLGKSVDTLEYEWGQAVKPEDVRERLEESDTDYDVVTCVMNESSTGVRNPIEEIGDVVAEYPDTYFVVDAVSALGGDLVEIDDHNIDVIFTSVQKAFAMPPGLAVCVVSDDAYERELEKDSASWYGGFQRSLDYYDRKGQTHSTPAIPVMLAYREQMKHMLEEGHNARDQRHREMAEYTREWAHEHFDMFPEEGYESQTVSCIENTQDIDVAATIDAVSEEYDFVFSNGYGSALGEETFRIGHMGEHDLESIRELTDAIEDVADL; translated from the coding sequence GTGACCAAGAAACGCGAATACAAGGACGACTATCCCGACAAGACGCTGTATATCCCGGGTCCGACCGAGGTGCGCGAGGACGTCATCGATGCGATGGCCGAACCGATGTTCGGTCACCGCATGGATCGGATGACGGACCTCTACACGACCATCGTCGAGGACACGAAGGAGTTCCTCGGCACCGACAACGACGTCATCATCTTGACGGGCTCCGGGACCGAGTTCATGGAGAGCTCGCTCCTCAACCTCGTCGATGAGGACGTCCTCGTCACGACCTGTGGCAGTTTCAGCGAGCGACAGGCCAACGTCGCCGAACGCCTCGGCAAGTCCGTCGACACGCTCGAGTACGAGTGGGGACAGGCGGTCAAACCCGAGGACGTCCGCGAGCGGCTCGAGGAGAGCGACACCGACTACGACGTCGTCACCTGTGTGATGAACGAGAGTTCGACCGGCGTCCGCAACCCCATCGAGGAGATCGGCGATGTTGTCGCCGAGTATCCGGACACCTACTTCGTCGTCGACGCCGTCTCCGCGCTGGGCGGCGACCTCGTCGAGATCGACGACCACAACATCGACGTCATCTTCACATCGGTCCAGAAGGCCTTCGCCATGCCGCCCGGCCTCGCCGTCTGCGTCGTCAGCGACGACGCCTACGAGCGCGAACTCGAAAAGGACTCGGCGTCGTGGTACGGCGGTTTCCAGCGCTCGCTCGACTACTACGACCGGAAGGGCCAGACCCACTCCACGCCGGCGATTCCGGTCATGCTAGCCTACCGCGAGCAGATGAAACACATGCTCGAGGAGGGCCACAATGCGCGCGACCAGCGCCACCGCGAGATGGCTGAGTACACCCGCGAGTGGGCCCACGAGCACTTCGACATGTTCCCCGAGGAGGGGTACGAATCCCAGACCGTGAGCTGTATCGAGAACACGCAGGACATCGACGTCGCCGCGACCATCGACGCCGTCTCGGAGGAGTACGACTTCGTCTTCTCGAACGGCTACGGATCTGCACTCGGCGAGGAGACCTTCCGCATCGGCCATATGGGTGAACACGACCTCGAGTCCATCCGGGAACTGACCGACGCCATCGAAGACGTCGCCGATCTCTGA
- a CDS encoding cellulase family glycosylhydrolase, with protein MSENTNPTDSEAQSNSASRDSSTSRRTILQATGTSVLAVGGLGSIAGSAVAQEATLPPLARDGNKIVDPSGNEVILRGVNIADPGEQSRQWRGQTAPETFELATDESQGWHTNIVRVPVMPSFLAAGTRAPAPHEMPHGDDWGPALPGQFDRTDVRWYCQTYLDDLVELGAQRGAYVMIDYHRHYPIFHQEDHKNHGVDGNVWQCSSDGGEDWRNPEVCGERGVLWHGEDQVDEIWNLIDEQNILEAFDLEEDDIYLEPPEITNALDEELHLFWEVVADRYAEDDHVIFDVYNEPTGPYGGDWGGPQRQAGELSDPAVAPGEGDANDYDAAHEDMKAWYDLWVDRAQPWVDTVENNAPGHLITIGSPRWSQYTYWAPYNEFDAENMCYTGHVYTQDGLRPLTKYFGEPSEHVPVFFSEFGWIEGGGKHVDTPWMDCSGEHGGDCEPYIQEYEEFIKNYDVHPLAWSFDHTYEPNMFEHGTPGANDGAKGADDWMNYLNDETPGVWWHELNQELAGDRDTFAPGEDPYPDADNGKNDKHVGPGPIDGDETISVGDHEARDTNDDGLYNDVDGDGETTHEDVNAFFENLESNGVQNNPDAFDFDENGQIGFSDVLDLLRRT; from the coding sequence ATGTCAGAGAATACGAACCCAACCGATTCAGAGGCACAGTCGAATAGCGCCAGTCGGGACAGCTCGACGTCACGCCGAACGATACTGCAGGCCACGGGGACGAGCGTGCTCGCAGTCGGCGGTCTCGGTAGCATCGCGGGCTCTGCAGTGGCCCAAGAAGCCACCCTCCCGCCGTTAGCCCGAGACGGAAACAAGATCGTCGATCCGAGCGGAAACGAAGTCATCCTTCGGGGAGTGAACATCGCCGATCCGGGCGAACAGAGCCGGCAGTGGCGGGGTCAGACCGCTCCCGAGACGTTCGAACTAGCCACCGACGAGAGCCAGGGGTGGCATACCAACATCGTCCGGGTACCGGTAATGCCTTCGTTCCTCGCGGCCGGGACGCGCGCCCCCGCACCGCACGAGATGCCCCACGGCGACGACTGGGGTCCGGCCCTGCCGGGACAGTTCGATAGAACCGACGTCAGGTGGTACTGTCAGACCTATCTCGACGATCTCGTCGAACTCGGTGCCCAGCGCGGCGCCTATGTGATGATCGACTACCACCGTCACTACCCGATCTTCCATCAGGAGGACCACAAGAACCACGGTGTCGATGGGAACGTCTGGCAGTGTTCGTCCGACGGGGGCGAAGACTGGCGAAATCCGGAGGTCTGTGGCGAGCGCGGCGTACTCTGGCACGGTGAGGACCAGGTCGACGAGATCTGGAACTTGATCGACGAACAGAACATTCTCGAGGCGTTCGACCTCGAGGAAGACGACATCTATCTCGAGCCCCCGGAGATTACGAACGCGCTCGACGAGGAGTTACACCTGTTCTGGGAGGTCGTCGCCGACCGATACGCCGAGGACGACCACGTGATCTTCGACGTCTACAACGAGCCGACCGGCCCATACGGCGGCGACTGGGGCGGCCCACAGCGACAGGCGGGCGAACTCTCCGATCCGGCGGTAGCTCCCGGCGAGGGAGATGCGAACGATTACGACGCCGCTCACGAGGACATGAAAGCCTGGTACGACCTGTGGGTCGATCGCGCCCAGCCGTGGGTTGACACGGTCGAGAACAACGCGCCCGGTCACCTGATTACGATCGGGAGTCCACGGTGGAGCCAGTACACCTACTGGGCACCGTACAACGAGTTCGATGCCGAGAACATGTGTTATACCGGCCATGTCTACACGCAGGACGGCCTGCGGCCGCTCACGAAGTACTTCGGCGAACCGTCCGAACACGTCCCGGTCTTCTTCAGTGAGTTCGGGTGGATCGAAGGCGGCGGCAAGCACGTCGATACGCCCTGGATGGACTGTAGCGGCGAACACGGTGGCGACTGTGAGCCCTATATTCAGGAGTACGAGGAGTTCATCAAGAACTACGACGTCCACCCGCTGGCGTGGTCGTTCGACCACACCTATGAGCCGAATATGTTCGAGCACGGGACGCCGGGAGCGAACGACGGCGCGAAGGGTGCCGACGACTGGATGAACTACCTGAACGACGAGACGCCCGGCGTCTGGTGGCACGAACTGAACCAGGAACTAGCCGGCGACCGCGACACCTTCGCGCCCGGCGAGGACCCGTACCCGGACGCCGACAACGGGAAGAACGACAAGCACGTCGGTCCCGGTCCGATCGACGGTGACGAGACGATCTCGGTCGGCGACCACGAGGCACGGGATACGAACGACGACGGTCTGTACAACGACGTCGACGGAGATGGAGAGACGACACACGAAGACGTCAACGCCTTCTTCGAGAACCTCGAGTCCAACGGCGTCCAGAACAACCCTGACGCCTTCGACTTCGACGAGAACGGTCAAATCGGCTTCTCGGACGTTCTCGATTTGCTTCGTCGAACCTAA